Genomic segment of Panicum virgatum strain AP13 chromosome 2K, P.virgatum_v5, whole genome shotgun sequence:
CCCTTGcgattctaaatttttttacaaatggaTTATGTTCATCCAGCATTCTTGTCAAATTTTGAATGATCATTGGATCTAGAGGCTCTAAAGGCCTTTCATCTGGATGTAAAGCGCGTAGCCGATTTCTAGTTTCATTTGTAGTATCATAGATATATAATTGTATAAACTTTGGAGGACTTCCATCGGGAGGTAAAAGAGTTCCAATTCGATGATGAACTTGGCCATTAATTTTGAATACAGGAGGACCACGGCCATCATTCATGCTACGATCAATGTTTGCCCCCATAGAGGTGAAAGCAAATAAGCAGTTGTATTGTCGAATGTTTTTCATAAATTTTGTTGATCGGGGTCCACCATTGAATGCAGCTAAAGTAGCCAGAGGTTCTGGTCAAGAACGAAATGGTGGGATACTGATTCTGCCACTTTTGCAACATGAATTATATATGACACGATTTTCTCTACGTGATGAATCACATTTTACTCTTTCCTGGTACCAGAATATAGCGTGACAACACTGGCATTCATAGTCAGGAGATCCATAGTAAGATCTGTCAGCGTAAGAAACTGTGATAATGATAGATTAAGTAAAGAAAGAATATTAGTAAGTATCATTATAACAGTTAAATTTAATATACAATGTAAATTTATTTCGTGGTATGCCACATACCTTTCAATGCGTTTATATACTGTTCAGTGAAATGGTCATAATGTAGAGATATCCCACTGATAACATTACGGGCTAATAGCATGGCAAGCATATAGATGGTACATTCGAACGTGTAGGAAAGAATAAGAGTAAAATTGTTAGATGATTTATGATTTTAACGTGTTGATACTATTGTGTGGATTTAGTTAAGTTGCTCACCTGCTATAGCGAATCGCTGCTGATTAATATACTTTCGTCGTATACGACGGCACTCGGCAGGATCTGCTATTGTAGGTTTATATATTGCTGGTAGGCCTATGTAAGGTATTATATGAGATCAgttcaaaaaattttataatatgATGATTGTATATAGCAATTAGGTTTTTTGTGCACGTACTTTCAATTGGTTGGTGTCCAGATTTACGGCGAGAGGATTGGCCCTTGTGGAACGCTAGGAGGAAATTAGCTGTAGTTAGTATGATATTAGTTTAATCTAATTGATATTTAAGAATACAGGGGTGATGTGGACATACAGGTTTCTATGCTCTCATTTTCTGAACCCTCGTCTAATGGCTCCATTACTTATGGATATATATTTCCACACAAGCACATGTATGCATATGTGTGCATATAGTTGTTCCCTATGTAAGGATTGGCATCAGGAGACATATATAGTACGGAACAGGCAATAAgcaaattaaaataaaataatattatgAATGTAGCATTCAATAGTCACAAAAGAAGAGGGAAACATCATAACAAAAATTGTCAGCCAGATTGCAATCCTTGTTTATAGGAATTTTGTATCAGgtataatattttttaatattaaCTAAGTAGTAAACACATGTAGATAGTGGACACTGCCAAAAATTTATTGGTAGGAGTGAGAGCAAGTAATGAAAATTGTAGCATGGATGAACACAAAAAGAAAATTGTAGAGGTATTGGGCTTACCAAGTTGTAGACACTGTAGGCAACACCAGTTTCTTTTCACTTTTCTCTCACTGACAGTAACACTTTCTTCTTAACTGAGAAGCAATAATAAGAATTTAAGTTAACATTAGATATTATAATTGTTAATATGGAAACAGAATAttcagaaggaaaagaaaattttTCTCCCAATATTATAGATCATTAAAGAGGAAGTAAATAGTAGTGGAACTACAAAAGAGTTAACAAATGTGTAAGAAAGAAGACAATATGTGAAGAAATTGCTACGCTAGTGGGAACCTCATTTGAATTAGGCCCAATTAATTTATTTGCAAGACTAAGGCTGTGTGGCCTAGAAGAAGAAAGACTTCTTATTTTTGTAAATTTCAGACCTGATAAATTTACTTTTAAAGTGCACATAACTAAGGGGAGTAGAGTTCCATGGCCGGTGCTACTGCGTTGGTGTGAAGCGCAAATACTATTGCAGGCTGATCCTATCCTCTCCGAGGTAATGGTGTAGGGGCATTGGTGGTAACAGGGGGACACAAGCAGGTGGCGAGTAGTAGGCATCGTACAGCACGTGCAGGTTTGCAAGCAAGTTCAAGCGGCTGTTAATTGATGCCAATGCGGGGTGGGCGGCGAGTTGCAGGCATTGTGCGAATGCCGCTTGCCGGCGAACAGCGGCTAATTTTCAGGCACCACCGACATGTATGTGTAGCAGCAACGTGTGTGGCGTGCGACGGTCTGCGAACGGCGCGCGACAcacggcggccggccgccgtcgaccggcggcgggggtgccGGCGACCAGCGGTAGCTTGCAGCCCGTGTCTGATGCTCTAACTTGGCTGTCGTTCTGCGTCAGGGAAGAGGCCAGCGAACTGGGGTTGACTGCTGTCGGACATTGCGCCCCCGTCCCCGCTCCGAATCTCTAGGCTCCGCAACTGACTCTGGTGCTCACACAGGTAGACACGCGCACATGGAGTAGGAAGCAAATGAACTCAGGCTAGGATTTGTAGAAAAGATTGGAAGGGGAAAAATAACAAACCGTAGGGGATGTGAAGGAAAAGAGCAAAACTTAGAAAGCGACAGCAAGGTGAAGGAATAAGCAGGTACCAAACAACAGATGGGGGGGCCATGAGAAAAGCGTTGAAATCCAGAAAGCGACGTGAAGGAAGAGGTACAGGAACCTTACCTCAGGcaccgtttagttccaaaaacaaaaaattttgcatgTCAAATCGAcactttgaccagatgtcgggagggtttttcggacactaattaaaaaactaatttcagaactcacttggaaaccgcgagacgaatcttttaaggcctttgaccgcatcattagcacatgtagggttactgtagcacttatagctaatcatgtactaattatgctcgaaagattcgtctcgtcgtgtacatcctaactgtgtaattagttttattatttaattatatttagtacttcatacatgtgttcaaagggaatgtgaaaatttttgggtgaaaatttttgggaactaaacgcaccCTCAGAAGCCAAGAATAGGAAGAGACggaagagggaggaagaaagagTAGTGCTACTTGGCTTTATCCATGGAGACCCACCGACGGAGGGGAACGGGAAACATCCAACCAACTAAAAGTCTGCACGTAAGCTTATGCTACAAGACAGTGTACGGGGATTATTTATTAACGGCAAGACATTTTTTATGATATGAGAGCAATGTTTTTTATGACATGAGAGCAATGTTGCTACTGTTTGATTTGCAGGATGCGGCGCTGATTTTTTAGCCAACGTGGCCCTATTGCCTGCTCGCCGACTTCCGGGGCATTAACATATAGAAATAAGACTCAAGACTAGACGGCATCGGCATGCAAGCCGAAACAGAACCATATTTGACTGGCCCCACGCGGCAGCTAGCAGTGCAGCACACATGCATGCTGCTGGAAAGGACAGATCGAAATCGTAACGAAACAAGGAGGAAAAGCCCTAAGATATGCATGCGTGTTAGCTTCGAGGAACTGCTCCGTGAGTCCGTGAGCAACTACAACTAGACCAGCAAGCAACCTACTCGCAGATACTTACATCCCGCAGCTAGATAGCTTGTCCCCGATGAAGCAGGTGAATCTCGATCGGGCCGGGGAGGGATGGATGGGATCGAGGCCTGAGGGGAATCGCTAGCGGTGAGATGCGCCCCCGATCGCAGATGCGGGCCGCCGTCGTCGTGACGCACGAGCGAGGAGATGCCGAGAGGGTTTACTAGGGCTCGTGCGCAGCGGTGGTTTTCTCCCCCAACCTTTTACGGACAGGTTCGGGCGGGCCTCGGCTACCCGCTGGGCCCTGGGTGGGCCAGCATTAGTTTCCTCCGTAACGCCCcgagctcaaaaaaaaaaaaaattgactcGCGGCAGCTACAAAATCCCACCCGATCACCTGATCATTACTCCCTTCTCCAGCATACGAAGACACGACAGAGTTCAGATGTCATCGCTGACGACCACGATGGGTCGGCTGATGGAAGCTCGGGAGAGCCGTCCTGCGTCTGGCTAGCCGCTCTCCTTGAGCGCCACGCCTAACGTGTGACGTTGTACCTTACTTCAGCATGTACCTGAACTTAGGTCCTGTTTGAAGAAATAATCAAAAGTTATTTTGAAGACTATTATTTAGTCCATGTAAATAACCATCAATGAAAATAGCTCTTGAACTTTTTGGATCCAAGGACTATTTGATCATTAATACACTTTTCTAATCATTTGATGATTTGATCCCCTTTACCTCTCTCTTGCTGCAGGATCTAGGATGTTATGCTGTGCTGTTGCCCTTGGTGTGGCTGTGGCTGTGGCTGTGGGCGCACTACTCTGCTGCTGCGCGCACGGTGCGGGCCACCTCCACGATGCCTAGCCGCGCAGACCACCGCCCCGATGTCGGTCCACCCCCCTATTTGTGCCgagttgcgccgccgcccgccaaggCAGCTACGCGCGGCCGAGCTTGCCTTTGCCGCCCTCTTGCCTGCTCGCGCCACCTCGTCGTCGAGCGGGCCACGGTGGCCCGAAAGGGACGCGGCTGCGTTGGCggagggaggcggtggcgggacagatccggcggcggaggcggaggcggcaggCAGGATCTGGCGGCCGACACAGCGGCACGGgtggggacggcggcggtgctgctggCGGAGAGATGCGGCTGGGTGTTGGATAGCATGTACCTGAACTTAGGTCCTGTTTGGAGAAACAATCAAAAATTATTTTAAAGGCTATTTTTTAGTCCATACAAATAATCATTAATAAAAATAGCTCTTGAGCTATTTGAATCCAAGGACTATTTGGCCATTAATGTACTTTTCCAATCATTTAATGATTTGATCCCCTTTACCTCTCTTGCTGCAGGATCTAGGATGTTATGCTGCGCTGTTGCCCTTGGTGAGGCTGTGGTTGTGGGCGCACTACTCTGCCGTTGTGCGAATGGTGCGGGCTACCTCCACGATGCCTGGCCGCGCAGACCACCGCCCTGTTGTCGGTCCGCCCCCTGCTTGTGCCGAGttgcagcgccgcccgccatggcagCTACGCCGTCCGAGCTTGCCTTTGCCACACTCTTGCCTGTGCCGCCAGCTGCTccgcgccacctcgccgtcgagcgGGCCACAGTGGCCCGAAAGGGAGGCGGCTGCGCTGGCGGAGGAATGCCGTGGCGGGACAAGAGGCGGCAGACAGGATCTGGCGGCCGGCGTAGCGGCATGGGTGGGAGGGGGAGGTGCTGCTGGGGGTGGGGGAGAGGTGTGGCTGGGTGGGGGGATGGCGAGCGCGAGACGAGCGCGCGAGGAGGGGGGAGACAACTTTTCATTGGAGTCCATCCAAAATAGCTCAAATAGCACCTCTTGAGAGATAGTTTTTTGGAATGAATTATTTCCAAATAGCTCTGACATAACATAGCTCTCCTGTTTCTTAGGCTATTGAAGGCTATTTGTGAGGGCTAAAAATATAAATCAAGAATCCAAACTGGGCCTTAGCTTTGGTGCTGCCGCAAGCGTTGGTGTTGCCAACTTACATTTGGCATCTGTTAtttcaaaaaattaaaaattgggAGCTGCACCTATTGGGAATGCCGTCCTGAAAGTGAAAGTACAATAATATTATCGCTGCTGAACACTCAGCCTGAGCAGCTATTTACGTGACGGCCAAGCCACATTAGTCCACAAAATCACGCGCTCCAATCGATTTCTTACGCGCCAACGTggtatatataaaatattgcGCACTCCATCTATCTCATCACTCAGTTCACAGCCTCGATCGCCTGCTCAACAAAATCTAGCTGACATTACTGTGGAGCAGCACTACTAGCTGCACGCACAGAGCTGAGCGAGCGACCAACCATGGCCGACGGATCAGAACAGAGCGTCCACGTCCTCCTGCTCCCGTACCCGAGCCAGGGCCACATCAACCCGATCCTCCAGTTCGGCAagcgcctcgccgcgcgccgcggcgtccgGTGCACGCTCGCCGCGACGCGGTTCGCGCTCAGCCAGAGCCAGCCTGCCACCGGCGACGCCGTCCGCGTCGCCGCCATCTCGGACGGCTGCGACCGCGGCGGCttcggcgaggccggcggcgtcggcgcgtACCTGCGCCGGCTGGAGGCGGCCGGGTCCGAGACCCTGGACGCGCTCCTCCGGTCCGAGGCGGAGCGGGGCCGCCCCGTGCGCGTGCTCGTGTACGACGCGTTCCTGCCGTGGGCGCCGCGcgtcgcgcggcggcgcggcgcggcggccgcggcgttcTTCACGCAGCCGTGCGCGGTGAACGTGGCGTACGCGCACGCGTTCGCcgggcggatccggccgccgctcgccgacgACGGGGAGGTGGCGCTGGCGGAGCTGCCCGGGCTGCCGGCCGGGCTCAGGCCGGCCGATCTGCCGTCGTTTCTGGCCCAGCCCGGCGACTGCCCCGCGTACCTGGACCTGCTGGTGAACCAGTTCGACGGCCTGGACACGGCTGACCACGTCCTCGTCAACTCCTTCCACGAGCTGCAGCCACAGGTATGTCACTTGTCACTTGCTAATGGATTCGCTAATGGAGTAGTAGAATTAATCCTGGATATGCCTATTAAGGCCCTATTTAGTTTCcaaaatattttctaaaatacccgtcacatcgaatgttcgtaCACctacatgaaatattaaatacagttgaaaaactaactaattacacagtcaatgagatgaatctttaagtctaattagtctataattgaacattatttatcaagtaacaacgaaatgtgccacAGTACCAAAACCAATAATTTCTCACCAACTGGTCAACAAATTGATCGCCGTCATCTTTGCAAAAGGAATTGGATTACATGGCATCCACGTGGAGGGCCAAGACGGTGGGTCCAACCGTGCCGTCGGCCTACCTCGACAACCGCTTGCCGGACGACACCTCCTACGGCTTCCACCTCTACACGCCGCAGACGGCGGCGACCAAGGCCTGGCTGGACGGCTGGCCCCCGCGCTCCGTGGTCTACGCCTCATTCGGCAGCCTCTCGGCACCCACCGCCGTCCAGATGGCCGAGGTAGCGGAGGGCCTGTACAACTGCGGCAAGCCATTCCTGTGGGTGGTCAGAGCCTCCGAGGCCGCGAAGATCCCCGAGGACTTCGCCGGCAGGGCCAAGGCGCGGGGCCTCATCGTGACGTGGAGCCCCCAGCTCGAGGTGCTGGCGCACCCGGCCGTGGGGTGCTTCGTGAcgcactgcgggtggaactcgacGACGGAGGCGCTGAGCGCCGGCGTGCCGATGGTGGCGATGCCGCAGTGGTCGGACCAGCCCATGAACGCCAAGTACATCGAGGACGTGTGGCGGGTGGGCGTGCGGGTGCGGCCCGACGAGGAGGGCCTGGTCAggaaggaggaggtggagagATGCGTCAGGGATGTGATGCACGGCGAGAGGAGCAGGGAGTACCGGCGAAATGCTGCTGGGTGGAAGGAGAAGGCTAAAAGAGCTGTGAGCGAAGGTGGCAGCTCGGATAACAACATCGTCGAGTTTCTTGGCAAGCTAGGATTAGAAGTCTGAATGTGCCGGGcccaaattttaaattttcaaaatctTCTGATTTTTCGTCTGTCATCGTTCCCTATAGCTATGCATGTGTGTTGTGTGGTCGTGAAAGTCTCTGTTGTTGAAGCAATGTGTAACATTTGaatgcaataataaataaatgaagAAAATGTCAGGAAGCCTTAGTTAGCCGTGTGCCAGTGTCCCATGAACACATTTCCTTTAACGTACATCACAGtgagcttttttttttattatttttgagAAACACATCCAGTGAGCTAGGCTTCCTAAACCGAATGCGGAAAGACCTGGCGGAACAGTTGCTGGGCCAACTTCAGAAAACCTTCAAGCTAACGTCCACACACATATTGGGCTTGCTTTCTTTTCCTTGTTTCGTTTCAACCTCTCTTTTTTCTAACAAACAGTGTACGAAAGCTTGCAAGACGCCAGCCAAACAATTTTGTTTGGTGTTTCCCAGTTGACCCGTCTTTCACGATATTATAGTAACTCTTCTGTGCTCATGCTGCTTTAGAAAAATTGATTTTGTTTGGGGCTTTATTTGGTACCGGTTAATTTGAGCACATACTGCTTCTTCAttgtatattattattaatGACATTATTGTCGGTGAACCTGAGAAAAATGAAAGGTTGCAAGGTACTCTCGGCAAATCTATTTATCGCGCGCGCAGAGAACACAGCTATTCTTCTTCCTCACTGAGCTGGCGGTAGCCGGAGTTCGGGTTGGCGGTTGCTAGGGTCCGGTGGCTACCGGCGACCTTAGAAGAGAGAGGGGTGGGGTGGTAGAGAAGACCAGTGGTGGTTGCGGGGCGGCCGCGGACGGTGGCGGGGACACCGCCGGTCACGGGCAGAGGTTTGACAACCGGTGGGCCAGGGATCGGGCGGGGCGCGGTGTTCAGTTGGCCGGGGGCAGCACCGGGTGGTGGATCCGATGGCGGGAGCTT
This window contains:
- the LOC120684350 gene encoding UDP-glucosyltransferase UGT13248-like — its product is MADGSEQSVHVLLLPYPSQGHINPILQFGKRLAARRGVRCTLAATRFALSQSQPATGDAVRVAAISDGCDRGGFGEAGGVGAYLRRLEAAGSETLDALLRSEAERGRPVRVLVYDAFLPWAPRVARRRGAAAAAFFTQPCAVNVAYAHAFAGRIRPPLADDGEVALAELPGLPAGLRPADLPSFLAQPGDCPAYLDLLVNQFDGLDTADHVLVNSFHELQPQELDYMASTWRAKTVGPTVPSAYLDNRLPDDTSYGFHLYTPQTAATKAWLDGWPPRSVVYASFGSLSAPTAVQMAEVAEGLYNCGKPFLWVVRASEAAKIPEDFAGRAKARGLIVTWSPQLEVLAHPAVGCFVTHCGWNSTTEALSAGVPMVAMPQWSDQPMNAKYIEDVWRVGVRVRPDEEGLVRKEEVERCVRDVMHGERSREYRRNAAGWKEKAKRAVSEGGSSDNNIVEFLGKLGLEV